In the genome of Methylomagnum ishizawai, the window ATGCCCAAGGGCCGCAAGGTCGAGGCCGAACCCTTGATGTCGCACTTGTTCGCGACCACCGACCTGGAACGCAGCTACCGGGTCAACCTCAACATGATCGGCCTCAACGGCAAGCCCCAGGTCAAGAACCTCCGCGCCATCCTGGTGGAATGGCTGCGATACCGCACCGCTACCGTGCGCAAGCGGCTGGAATTCCGGCTGGACAAGGTCGAGGCCCGTTTGCATCTCCTGGCGGGCTTATTGATCGCCTTCCTCAATATCGACGAGGTCATCGCCATTATCCGCCGCGAGGACGAACCCAAGCCAGTGTTGATGGCGCGGTTCGGCCTGAGCGAGCTCCAGGCCGAAGCCATCCTCGACATCAAACTGCGCCATCTCGCCAAGCTGGAGGAAATGAAGATTCGCGGCGAACAGGCCGATTTGGAACAGGAGCGGGCCATGCTGCGGGCGACCCTGGATTCGCCGGATAAGCTCAAGGCGCTCATCAAGCAAGAGCTACGGCAGGACGCCGAGCGCTACGGCGACGCTCGCCGTTCGCCCATCGTGGCCCGGCAGGCGGCGCAGGCCTTGGACGCGACCCAGGTCATCGCCAGCGAGCCGGTCACGGTGATCCTGTCGGAAAAAGGCTGGGTCCGCGCCGCCAAGGGTCATGACATCGATGCCGCCACCTTGGCCTATCGTTCCGGCGATAGCTTCCTGATGGCCGCGCCGGGGCGCAGCAATCAACCGGCCTATTTCCTGGATTCCACGGGCCGCAGCTACGCCGTGCCCGCCCACGAATTGCCCTCCGCCCGTACCCAGGGCGAACCTTTAACTGGTCGGCTCAATCCGCCGCCGGGCGCGGTGTTCAAAACCGTGCTGACCGGCGGCGACGAGGACTGGTATCTGCTGGCGACCGACAGCGGCTATGGCTTCCTGACCCAGCTCAAGGAGCTATACACCAAGAACCGCACCGGCAAGCTGGTCCTGACCCTCCCCGAGCATGCGGAAGCCTTGCCGCCGCTGCGGGTGCTGGCACCGGACACGGAGGCCGTGGCCGTGGTGACGGCGCAGGGCCGTTTGCTGGTGTTCCCGATGACGGAGATTCCGGTGTTGGCCAAGGGCAAGGGCAATAAGCTGATCCAGGTGGAAGCCGGGGATTTGGCGGCGCGGCAGGATTATGTGCTGCATCTGGTGGCCTTGCCGCCGGGCGCGGGGCTGAAGCTCTATTGCGGCAAGCGCCATATCGGTCTGTCGCCCAACGATCTCGCCCATTATCAGGGGCTGCGGGGCCGCAAGGGCAATCATCTGCCGCGGGGGTTCCAGCGGGTGGATCGGGTCGAGGTGCAGGTTTAAGCGGGGCGTTGCCCGCCCGCTATCGGGACGTGATCGAATTCAAACAACAGGGAGGGCCGTATGCCGCTTTTCTACTCGAACAGCCATTTCTACCACACCCTGATGGGCATCACTTACCGCCACCATCGCAATGAGCGGTTCCGGGCGGTGGCGCGATGGATACCGGAAGGGGCCGATGTCCTCGATGTATGTTGCGGCGACGGGGCGTTGAGCCGGTATTTGCCGGAAGCCACCCGCTATCGCGGCTTGGACCGGAGCCCGGCCTTTTTGCGGAGCGCCCGGCGGCGCGGCAGGCCGGTGGAATATTTCGATGTGGGCGACGGACCCTTGCCCAAATCCCAGGTCGTGGTGTGCCAGGTCAGCCTGTACCAGTTCCATCCGCGGGTGGACGAGATGCTGGCCCGGTTGTACGCGGCGGCGCAACAACGCCTGATCGTCTCGGAATCGGTGTGGAGCCTGACCCGCTCCAAACTGCCGGGGGTCGCGCCGGTCATCGCCTGGGCCATGCGGACGGAAGGCATGGCGGATGGGTATTTCCGCTTCACGCCGGAGGCGCTGGACCGCTTGTTCGAGGCTTACCGGCCCGCGCTGCGCCATAGCGGGGCGATTTGCGGCGGGATGGATCGGTTGTTCGTGTTGGATAAGGCGGGTGCGCGTCCCGTCGCGGCGGAATATTGAAACGGGAGGTTTAGGTTATGGCTAGCAATATCAACGAGCGCGAGGCATTCGATTTGCCGTCTTGGCGGTTCCGTATCGCCAATCTGGGCTGCGTGGAATCGGGCGAGCTTGAGGTGAAGCCGCTGACTTTGCTGTGCGGGCCGAATAATACCGGGAAGACTTGGGTGATGTATGCGTTGTATGGGTTTTTGAAATACTCTATCCCGCCGAACCCCCCGATTTTTCCGGGGTTGGAATTCATTTTTGAAGGGCTAAAACATAAAAAAGTTATTTCTTGGGATTTAGAGGCGTGGGTTCGCAAATATGCAGATGAGTTGATTGAGTTAATTAATGCAAATACGAGGCAAAGATTTTCTGGTATTTTTCATTCTGGCGATGAATTTTTTTATGGTAGTCGCTTTGATTGGGGCGTGAATGCAGAGGCATTTGTTAAATATGCAGTTCGCACACGTTTAGATTTTGAACATTCTGGTGTGGTGCTTTTTAAGCCATCTAATAATGGCGTAGCTAAGTTGGCGATTGACGGCGATAGGGCGATTGATTTTTTAATATATCCGACTTTATCTGCGGCATTGCTTGGTTTTTTGTCGGGCGTAGTGTCTGGCGGGAATAGGTTTTTGATACCGACTGAGCGTAACGGATTGAATCTTTTTTTTCGTGAATTGGTTGGCTTGCGTACTGCACTCTTGCATCCATCTAGTAGAGGGTCGGGATCGTTTCTAAAATATATCGAGAATTTATCTAATTATCCTGAGCCTATAGCAGACTATATAAATTGGTTGAGTTGGGCTGGGTTATGGGAAATCGATGCTGAAAATAGGGGGGGTAAAATTTTTGAGGTGGCAGAGCGGGTTAAAATGGTTGCTGGTGGGCGTTATGCTAAAGACGGTGAAGGTAATGTCTGCTTTATGCCAAGTTTAACGGATAGCGCCCCCAAATTGGCTTTGCATTTAGCATCGTCCACGGTAAATAGCCTCTTCCCGCTCTGGTTCTACCTGGAACACCAAGCCAAACCCGGCGATGTCCTCATGATCGACGAACCGGAATTGAACCTGCATCCCGCCAACCAACGGGCGGTGGCGCGGCTCTTGGCGCGACTGGTCAATGCCGGTATCCGGGTGGTATGCAGCACCCATAGCGATTACATCGTGCGCGAGATCAATTCCCTGATTATGCTGGCCCGCCCGCATCCGCAACGCGCCGCGCTCATGCAGCGCTTCGGCTACGAAGAAGAGGAGATTCTAAGGCCGGAGCAGGTCGGGGCGTATGTATTCGAGAACGGGCATATCGCAGCCATGCCGATTACCGAAGATGAAGGTATCTCAGCCCAAACCTTCGACCAGCAAATCCACGAACTCAACGAAACCAGCGACGAGATTTATTACACCTATCGGGATAATGGCGGGGAGGCGGCGGGTGGGTAATTTGGTGAGTTGCTTCCAGCGCTTGATCCACCCCGATTGGCTATTGGAGCGCAACGGGGGCGAATGGTTATTGCGGGAATCCCAGGCCGGTGCGGATCAGCATGGTTTATTGAGGATTTCCGGCGGGCCATCCTTGGCTTTCTCGTTGGATAAGCCCGGTGCCGATCCCTGGCCGTTCATGAAGGCGGAACAACTGCCGGGTATCCGCAAGGTTTCCGATGCGTTGGTGTTGCTCGAAAAAGCCGGGCAGACTTATGTTTTCGCCATCGAAATGAAATCGGACAACGAATCCAAGGCGCTCCGCCAAATCCACAATGCCCGTTTGTTCACGCATTGGGTGCTGGGCTTGCTGCAATCGCACCGCCATTGGCAGGGCGATTATGGGTTTTGCGGGATTATCAGTTTCGCGCCGCGCAGGCAAGAACGCAGAGGCGTGACTTCAAGGGCGGCGGCTTTGCCCAAGCCGACCCAGAGCCACGGTTATCCGGTGTTCCGCCTGCATAACCACCCCCGCCTGAATCTGATGGATGTGCTGGAAAGCTTGGCTGGGGCTTCGGATGTCCGTCCCTAAGCGCCTTCACACAACCGTCACCGTCCAAAGGTGACGGCCCCGCCCCGGAAAAGCTTACAGTCCGCGCTTTTTTCCAAGGGGAATCCCACCATGTCCATCCGCACCACCCTCGCCGCCGGGCTCGCCCTGCTCGCGCTCGCCACCGGCACCGAAGCCGCCACCAGCCGCCCCTCCTGGCTGGTGCAGAAAATCTACGCCTACAACCATCCCTTCGCCGCCAACTTGCCAGGGGAGTTGGCGACCAAGATGGACAAGATGACCCAGAGCGCTTTCTACTTCTACCGGGGCACGGCCCATCTGTTCTACACCGATATGGCGAACACAGCGGCTTGGCCGACCTCGTATTTCAGTAATTACCTAACCGACGGGGCGTGGCTGGAAGGCGATATGCATATGCAGAACCTGGGCGGTTTCCGCGACGCCAACGGCAACGCGGTGTTCGACACCAATGATTTCGACGAGGCTTATTGGGGGCCCTATGTTTGGGATATCCGCCGCATGGCGGTCGCCATCGTCCTCGCCGCCAAGGAAAACGGCATTGCCAGCAGTGACCGCCAATCCCTGGTCAAGAATTTCGTCGATGCCTACCTCACCCAGATCGCCGCCTTCAAGGGCAACGACAACGAGAAGACCTGGCGCCTGACCACGGCCAACACCAACGGCGTGGTCAAGGATGCCATCCAGGCGGCGGATGCCAAGACCCGTTCCAACCTCCTGGCGAAATACACCGCCGTGACTTCCGGGGTGCGTCAATTCGTGGCGTCCAGCACCTTGCAACTGGTCAATGCCTCGACCCTGTCCGCCCTCAACGCGGCCATGCCCGGCTATATCGCTTCCATCGCTGCTTCCAAGCGCTATGCCAATAGCTTCTACACCCTCAAGGGCGCGGCCCTGCGCTTGGGCGCGGGTACTGGCAGTCTGGGGCGCTACCGCTATTACCTGTTGATCGAAGGGCCGTCCACCGCGACCAGCGACGACGTGATTCTGGAGATGAAGCAGGAATCCGACAGCGCGGTTGCCATCGCCGCGCCGGGCACTATGCCGGCCTCGGCCTATGGCTATCACAACGGTGTCCGCGTCGCGATGAGCCATAAGGCCTTGCTGAACAACGCCGATGTGTTGGTGGGTTCCACCAGTATGAACGGCATGGCGTTCTACCTGCACGAGCGTTCGCCGTACCAGGAGGATTTCGATTACACCTTGCTGACCACCTACACCAAGTTCAACGACGCGGTGAAATACATGGGGCAGGGGGTGGCGAAGAACCACGCCCTGGCGGACAAGGATTACGATTCCACCCTGATCGCTTCCAGCATGGATAAGGAAATCACCGATGTGATCGGCGCGAACGGCTCGGCCTTCAAGACCGAAATCCTCAACTTCGCCCTGGGCTATACCGCCCAGGTCGAGCAGGATTACGTCGATTTCGTCGCCGCCAAGAACAGCGGGGCCACCTTGTACTGAGGCGGGTTCACCCGCCGGGCAAGCGCCGCCGCAAGAAATCCAAAGCCAACGCGGCGGCACCCAGCCGCTTGCGCTGCGGATTGCCCGAAACCACCCGGCTTTCCTGCCACAGCCGGTTCGATCCGGCCAGGGCGAAATGCACCGGGGCGGGGCCGGAACCTTCCTTGAGCGCGTCCGGCTCGGCCAATTGCACCAGCGCGAAATCCGCCCCGCTCCGCGCCAGGGCCATCACGGCCAGGGTGGCGGCGACCCGCGGGCCGTCGCCTTCCGGTTTCCCGCCTAGCCAGCGGTGCAGGGTTTCCGGGGGGGATGCGGCCAGCGTACCCAACAGCCATTCCCGCCCCGCGCAGCGGCTCGCCAACAGCCCGCCGCTCGCCGCCTCGACGATGAACAACTTGGCGCGGCGGGCGTCGAGATTCTTTCCGGCCACGGCTTCGAGGCCGCTGCCGGGTTCCTCGTCGCCGCCGATGGCGTAAACGGCTTCCCCAATCGCCGCCATGGCCCGCCGCACCGTGGCTTCCCGTTGCTCCTCCGGGCAAGCCGCCGGGAACAGCAATTTCACCTGGTTCTCCGGCCCACCGGCCCGGAAACCCAAGCGCACGCCGGGCGGTAGTTCCACCGGCTCCAATAGCTCCTGCAAGGCCGATTCGCCGACGCCGACGGTGCGGAGGATCACCAGCTTTTCGGGGGCCAAGACGTAGCGCCGCGCCAAATCCGGTTTCACCCAGTGTCCGAACATGGCTTTCATCTCGGTCGGCACGCCCGGCATGAACACGAAGCGGCAACGCCCGGCCTGCACCGCGAAACCGGGGGCCGTGCCCCACAGGTTGTCCAGCCGTTCCGCGCCTTGCGGTAACAAAGCCTGTTTGCGGTTGACGGCGGGCATGGGCCGACCCGAGCGGGCGAACCAAGCTTCGATCTGGCGCAGGGCTTCCGGGTCTTCCACCAAGGGCAGGTCGAAGGCGTGGGCGACGGCCTCGGCGGTGAGGTCGTCGCAGGTCGGCCCCAGGCCGCCGCTGCACAGGCAGAGGTCGGCGCGGGCCGAGATTTCGCGCAACAGGGAAACCAAGGCGTCGAGCCGGTCGCCCACGGCGCTGTGGCGGGCGATGTGGAAACCCATCGGCACCAGTTCCCGCGCCAGCCAGGCGGCGTTGGTGTCGGCGATTTCGCCGGTGACGACTTCGTCGCCTTGGGAGAAGATTTCGGCTAGGGGTGGGGTCATGGCGGGCTATGGGGATGGGCTATGGAGAGTTGGATTATCCTGTATGCGCTGCATGTGGGCCAGCATGGAGGGCGGGGTACCGCTCCAGGCCCAAGCGGGATGATAGTGAAAGGCCCGGCCCGTCGCATGAAACGCGGATGGCGTTGCGCAGCGTTGCGTAGGCAACATATTGAAACGAGTCATGCCCCTTTTCTCCCGCCATCCCATCCCATCGATCATTGGCCGGATTCCCGGTTCCACGCCGCGCCGGGCTTTGGCACGGAGCTTGTCTCTTTCTCCGCCATCAGCGCCGCCTGTCGTCACAGGCCCACCCCATTGGAGCAGCACCATGATCTTCCGCCAACTCTTCGAAGCCGATACCTGCACCTACACCTACCTTTTGGGCTGCGAACGCACCCACCGCGCGGTCTTGATCGACCCCGTCGCCAGCGAGTTGGAAACCTACGCCCGTTTGCTGGCCGAACTCGGCCTGACCCTGGTCTATACCCTGGAAACCCATGTCCACGCCGACCACATCACCGCGTCCGGCCTGCTGCGCGAGCGCTTCGGCAGCAAGAGCGTGGTCCATCGCGACGCCGGGGCGATGTGCGCCGACCTGTTGGTGACCGATGGCGTGCCCTTGCAGGTGGGCGACCTGGAATTCCGGGTGCTGCACACGCCCGGCCATACCGGCGGCTGCGTGAGCTACGCCATGGTCGACCGGGTGTTCACCGGCGACGCCTTGTTCATCGGCGGTTGCGGACGCACCGATTTCCAGCAGGGCGATGCCGGACGTTTGTACGACAGCATCCAGCGCCAGCTTTTCAATCTGCCGCCCGACACCCTGGTCTATCCCGGCCACGATTACGCCGGTAACACCGTCTCCACCATCGGCCAGGAAAGGGCCAAGAATCCCCGGCTCGGCAACGGCAAGACCCGCGAGGAATTCATCGGTCTGATGCGGGCCTTGGATTTGCCCTATCCCAAGTACATCGACCAAGCCCTGCCCGCCAACCAGGCTTGTGGCCGGGCGCCCGTGCCGCGCCAGGGGTGATGGCTTGCCTTGATGGCCGACCGGGGAGCCGGAGGTGGATATGGGCTTGATGCTGGGTTTGGCGGGGGTGATCGGCTTGTTGCTGGGCTTGCTCGGCGGCGGCGGGTCGATCCTCACGGTGCCGGTGCTGGTCTACGTGGCGGGACTCGATCCCAAGACCGCCATCGCGACTTCGCTGGTGGTGGTGGGCACCACCAGCCTGGTCGCCATGGTGGGCCATGCGCGGGGCGGGCGGGTGTGCTGGAAGAACGGCTATAGCTTCGGGCTGGCCGGGATGGCGGGGGCGTATGGCGGCGGGCGGCTGGCGGCCTATGTGCCGGGGCATATTTTGTTGCTGCTGTTCGCCCTGGTCATGCTGGCGACGGCGGCGGCGATGCTCAAGGGCCGGGGGCGCGAAACCCAGCCCCATACCGGCGGGCCGATCTGCCCCCGGCGTTTGAACCTGCCCGCCGTGTTGTTCGATGGCTTCCTGGTCGGCGCTTTGAACGGGCTGGTCGGGGTGGGCGGCGGTTTCGTGATCGTGCCGGCCTTGAACCTGTTGGGCGGCTTGCCCATGCACGCGGCGGTGGGGACTTCGCTCCTGGTCATCGCCATGAATTCGGCGGCGGCGCTGGCGGGCTACGCCAGCCATGTCAGCTTCGATCCGCATTTGGTGATGCTGTTCACCGGGGCGGCGGTGGTGGGGAGCGTGGTCGGCGGCTGGCTGTCCAAGCGGATCAGCGGCAACGCGCTCAGGCGCGGCTTCGGGGTGTTCGTCATCGCCATCGCCGCCTATTTGCTCCACCGCGAATTGAGTTGGGCGGTGGTGGACGAGGTCCGGCGGGTGGTGCTGGAACACCGGGATTTCTTCTGGGGTTTGATGACCGCCCTCGCCATCTTGGCGTTATATTGGCTGCGGGGCTTGATCCACCACCACCGCCCGCTGGGCGGGCAGGCGCGTTGATGCCCTGGGGCGCGGGGCGGTTCCCGCTCCGTTTGCATAACCATAACGATCTTCGCACGACACCATACCCATGAACACCAGACTCTTTCCCTGTATCGCCCTGGCTTTGTCCCTGGCCGCCTGCGGTCCCGCCTCCACACCCGGAACCGCGGGCGGCGGCGGCGAGGCCAAAATCGTGGGGCTGGTCCTCACCGAGGACGGGCCGGCCCGCCAGGGCCACATCGAAGCCAAAGACCGCGACGGTGCCGTGGTGGCCCAGGCCGACATCGGCGGTGACGCCCATTACAGCCTGAGAATCCCGGCGGGCGTGGCCTATCCCGTGGTGCTGAGCGCCACGGCGGCGGGGGCCGCGGCTCCGTTGAAGGCCGCCGTCACCAGCGATCTGGTTGCCGACCAGGATATCAGTCCCGTCACCACCTTGGTGGTCGATACCGCCCTGGGCCTGGGCGGACTGACCGAGGCCAACCTCGCCAAGGCCGCCGGGGCCGCCATCGCCCAGCGCAAAAGCTCGGGCGGTTCCGGCGGTTCGGCGGGTTTCAAGGGAGATTCCACCCAACAATACGGCGGCTGGCATTAAGTCCGGTCCGGTGCGGCTTGGGGGCCGGCGGCAGCCGCGATATGGTCACGGGTTCCGCCCAACGCCGTGTCGCGCCTTTTTTGCCGGGATTGGCTATGCTTCGGAGGTTCCGAACCTATCCCCATCCCTATGAACAGCGGCCCTGGTTCACCTTCCTCCCCTTCCACAGAGCCTCCGGGCGATCCGCCGGAGCAGTCCGGCCCGTCCGGGCAAGAGTCGGGTTTTTGCTGCGCCATCGTAAATTCCATACCGGCCCATATCGCCGTGCTGGACCATGACGGCATCATCGTCGCGGTCAACGAGTCCTGGATGCGTTTCGACCGGGACAACAGCGGCGATTCCCGCCCGGACGCGGCGGCTTGGGTCGGGACCGATTATCTGGCGGTTTGCGCCGCCTGCTCGGAGGGCGATGGGTTTGGCGATGTGCAGGAGGCCGAAGCGGCCCGCGCCGGTATCCTGGCCGTGCTGCGCGGGGAAAGCTCCGGCTTTTCGATGGAATATCCCTGCCATTCGCCCACTCAGCGCCGCTGGTTCCTGATGAGCGTCTCGCCCTTGTGTTCGGAGCGGGGCGGGGCGGTGGTGTCGCACACCGATATCACGGGGCGGGTGCTGGCCGAGTTGGCGCTGGCGGAGGCGGCGGAGAGCAAGCGCATCCTGTTCGAGCAATCGCAGGATGGTATCGCGGTCCTCGATACCGACTGCCGGGTGATCGAGGCCAATGCCCGCTTTGCCGCCATGCTGGGTTATACGCAGGAGGAATTGGTCGGGGTTCCGGTTTGGTCCTGGGACGACCAGTGGCGGACGCAGGAAGCTTTGTTCGCCCATTTCGCCCAATCCTTCGACCAGCAGCAACTATTCGAGACCCGCCATCGGCGCAAGGACGGTGGGGTCTACGATGTGGAAATCCTGTCCATTCCTTCGGCCTGGCGCGGCCAGTCGGCGATATTCACCATCTGCCGCGACATCAGCGGGCGCAAGCTCGCCGAGCGGGCCTTGCGCGAAAGCGAGGAGCGGTTCCGCCAACTCGCCGAGCGGGTGCCGGATATTTTCTGGATCACCGAGTGGCCGGAGCGGCGGGTGGCCTATGTCAGCCCGGCGTTCGAGGCCATCAGCGGGCTGTCCAGGGAAGCCCTGTACCAAGATTCCGAAACCTGGTTCCAAGCGGTCCATCCCGAGGACCAAGCCAGGGTCCGGCGCGAGTTCGTGGCGGGACTCAAGGCCGGGTGCTTCGATATCGAATACCGCGTCGTCCGCTCCGACGGCGATATCCGCTGGGTCGAGGATAGGGGTTCCCCGGTGCGGGACGCGGCGGGCCGGGTCTACCGGGTGGTCGGCATCGTGCATGATGTCACCCAGCGCCACCGCATGATCGAGGAACTGGACCGCCACCACCACCACCTGGAGCATCTGGTGGCCGAGCGCACCGAGCAGCTGCGCGAGGCCAACCGCGCCCTCCTGGTCCACGCCGAGGAAATCGCCGACCTCTACAACAACGCCCCCTGTGGCTACCACTCGCTGGGGTCGGACGGCGCCTTCATGGCGGTCAACGATACCGAGCTGGCCTGGCTGGGCTATGGGCGCGAAGAGGTGTTGGGCAGGAATTTCGCCGAATTCCTGGCCCCCGCCAGCGCCGAATTGTTCCGCGCCACCTTTCCCGGTTTCAAGCGCACCGGGCGGGTCAAGGACCTGGAATACGACCTGGTGTGCAAGGATGGCGGCGTCTTGCCGGTGCTGTTGAGCGCCACGGCGGTGCGCGACGCCGCGGGAGCTTATTTGATGAGCCGCTCGATCCTGTTCGACAACCGCGAGCGCAAGGCCCGCGACCAGGAGATCGCCCAGCTCAACGCCGAACTGACGCGCCGTGCCGCCGAGGCCGAGGAGGCCAGCCGCGCCAAAAGCGTGTTCCTCGCCAATATGAGCCACGAAATCCGCACGCCCATGAGCGCTATCCTGGGGCTGGCCGATCTGTGCCTCGCGAGCGGGCCGGGCGAGCGCCAGCGCGATTACCTGGAGAAGATCAGGCGGGCGGCGGATTCGCTGCTCAGGATCATCAACGACATCTTGGATTTCTCCAAGATCGAGGCCGGCAAGCTGACCCTGGAGACCATGGAATTCGGCCTGGAGCCGGTGCTGGACAACCTCGCCACCCTGTTGGCCGGCCAGGCCAAGGAGCGGGGTTTGGAATTGATCTTCGACGTCGACGACAACCTGCCCCAGGTTTTGGTGGGCGATCCCTTGCGGCTGGGGCAAATCCTGGTGAACCTGGTCAGCAACGCCATCAAGTTTTCCGAACGCGGCGAGGTGGTGGTGGCCCTGGACCTGGAAGCCCAGCACGGGCGGGAAGTGGAGTTGCGGGTGGCGGTGAGCGACCAGGGCATCGGCTTGACCCCGGAGCATCGGGCCGTGTTGTTCTCGGCTTTTTCCCAGGCCGATTCCTCGACCACCCGGCGTTTCGGCGGCACCGGGCTGGGGCTGGCCATCAGCAAGCGCCTGGTGGAAAGCATGGGCGGGCGGATCGGGGTGGACAGCGTGTTCGGACGGGGCAGCACTTTTTATTTCACCGTGCGCCTGGGGCTGCCGGGGCAGGAGGCCGCGCCCCGGCCCGAGACGTGGCGGGCGCGGTGCCGGGGGCGGCGGGCCTTGCTCATCGACGGTAGCGCCACCGTCCGCCGGGTGCTGGCGAAGCGCCTGGCCGGGCTGGGCATGGTGGTCGATGCCTATGCCTCCATCACCGCCGCCTTGGCGGCGGTGGCCGACGGCGGAGCGCCGGAGTATCTGTTCGCCTTGGTCGCTCTGGACCCGCCCGGCCTGGGCGGAGTGGAAAGCCTCCACCGGTTCTGCCGCCGGCTCGGGTTGGGTGCGATCACCCATTTCATTCCCATGGCCGCGCCTTCGGCGGTCCCGCCGACCTGGGAGGGCGGCGGGACCGCGCTCACCAAGCCGGTCACGTCTGGCCATTTGCGCGAAATCCTGCGTGGCCGCCTGGGCTTGGCGCGGGAACCCGTACACGAGGTGCCCTGCGGCGGCGATACCCTCGCCGAGTTGGCCGCGCCCTTGGCCGGAGCCGATATCCTCCTGGTCGAGGATACCGAGATCAACCGCGAAATGATGGCGGATATCCTGGAAAACCTGGGAATGCGGCCCCGCGTGGCCGGGAATGGCCGCGAAGCGCTGCGGGCGGTGGCGCGGGCCGTGCCCGAGGCCGTGCTGATGGATTGCCAGATGCCGATCATGGATGGCTACGAGGCCACCCGCGAACTGCGCAAGCAGGCCCACCTGCGGGCACTGCCGATCATCGCGCTCACCGCCCACGCCATGGCCAACGACCGCGAGCGCTGCCTGGAAGCCGGGATGAACGCCTATCTGTCGAAGCCGGTGGATATTCCCCAGTTGATCCGGGCGCTGGCGCAATGGGTGCGGCCCAGGGCGCGGAGCGGCGTTCCGGCGGGCGTATCGCCGCCCGCCGCCGGTTCTGTTCCCCCGCCGGACCTGCCCGCGGTTTTGCCCGGCATCGACCTCCAGGCCGGTTTGGAGCGCACCGGCGGCAACCCGCCGCTTTACCTGCGCCTGTTGCGTAAATTCCGCGATAGCCATGGCCGGGATTTCGAGCGCGATTGCCGGGCCGCGCTGGATGCCGGGGAGTTCGGCACCGCCCGGCGTCTGGCGCATTCCCTCAAGGGCGTGGCCAAGTCGTTAGGGGCCGAACCCCTGGGCGAATTGGCGGCGCGCTTGGAGACCGCCCTGGCCGATAATGGGCCCACCGCCACCATGGAGGCAGACCTGCGGGCGCTGTGTGAGGAACTGGGCGGTGTGGCGCGGGGTTTGGCGGTTTTGGAGGAGGATGGGCGGGATTCCGCCGGGACCGCGCCGCCCGACCGGATGCGCCTGCGGGCCGAATCCGGGCGTTTAACGGCGTTGTTGCTGGCCCACGATGTCGCGGCCATTCCCTGTTTCAAGGCGTTGTCGCCGCTGTTGTCCAGCCATCCGGATAGCGGCGCGGTCGCCGATATCCAACGTTGTCTGGACCGCTACGATTTCGAGGGTGCCCTAATGCGCCTGCGAAAAGTTACTATGCTTGAGTTTTGAAAGCGTTGGGGATTTTGCCGATATTCACTTTCCGGTTTCGCCGGACTTACCCATGGAGAAGCCAAGGCCCGTGTCCGGGAAAGGGTATTTATGATCCATTCCACAAAAGCGGCTCCTGCACCGGAATACCCGGTATTTATACGGTGCCTGGGGTTTTCTGGGATCGGCGATGTTCCAGCCCACGCGTATGGGGCCGGGACTGGGTTCCGGGAGGCGGGCGGGGTGTCCCCAACGAGGGACGGATTGGCGTCGCCGCCAATGTCTACGACGCCTGGGCAGTGTCCGCTCCCACCGGCGGGCTTGGCTTTCCGAGAACGCCATAGCCTATATCCCAGCCCAGGCGGCGCAGGTTTTTGATCCATCCCTGGTGCCACCCTTCGTCGGACTGATGCCGGAATTACTCAGAATCGGGGCGTGGTCCCAATAGCCGCTGTGGCGTTTGCGTTGGGGTATTTTGTTAATATGGAATGGATATATCCGCTTTTATACAGTCGTTGGGCAATGCCTTGA includes:
- a CDS encoding PAS domain-containing hybrid sensor histidine kinase/response regulator; the protein is MNSGPGSPSSPSTEPPGDPPEQSGPSGQESGFCCAIVNSIPAHIAVLDHDGIIVAVNESWMRFDRDNSGDSRPDAAAWVGTDYLAVCAACSEGDGFGDVQEAEAARAGILAVLRGESSGFSMEYPCHSPTQRRWFLMSVSPLCSERGGAVVSHTDITGRVLAELALAEAAESKRILFEQSQDGIAVLDTDCRVIEANARFAAMLGYTQEELVGVPVWSWDDQWRTQEALFAHFAQSFDQQQLFETRHRRKDGGVYDVEILSIPSAWRGQSAIFTICRDISGRKLAERALRESEERFRQLAERVPDIFWITEWPERRVAYVSPAFEAISGLSREALYQDSETWFQAVHPEDQARVRREFVAGLKAGCFDIEYRVVRSDGDIRWVEDRGSPVRDAAGRVYRVVGIVHDVTQRHRMIEELDRHHHHLEHLVAERTEQLREANRALLVHAEEIADLYNNAPCGYHSLGSDGAFMAVNDTELAWLGYGREEVLGRNFAEFLAPASAELFRATFPGFKRTGRVKDLEYDLVCKDGGVLPVLLSATAVRDAAGAYLMSRSILFDNRERKARDQEIAQLNAELTRRAAEAEEASRAKSVFLANMSHEIRTPMSAILGLADLCLASGPGERQRDYLEKIRRAADSLLRIINDILDFSKIEAGKLTLETMEFGLEPVLDNLATLLAGQAKERGLELIFDVDDNLPQVLVGDPLRLGQILVNLVSNAIKFSERGEVVVALDLEAQHGREVELRVAVSDQGIGLTPEHRAVLFSAFSQADSSTTRRFGGTGLGLAISKRLVESMGGRIGVDSVFGRGSTFYFTVRLGLPGQEAAPRPETWRARCRGRRALLIDGSATVRRVLAKRLAGLGMVVDAYASITAALAAVADGGAPEYLFALVALDPPGLGGVESLHRFCRRLGLGAITHFIPMAAPSAVPPTWEGGGTALTKPVTSGHLREILRGRLGLAREPVHEVPCGGDTLAELAAPLAGADILLVEDTEINREMMADILENLGMRPRVAGNGREALRAVARAVPEAVLMDCQMPIMDGYEATRELRKQAHLRALPIIALTAHAMANDRERCLEAGMNAYLSKPVDIPQLIRALAQWVRPRARSGVPAGVSPPAAGSVPPPDLPAVLPGIDLQAGLERTGGNPPLYLRLLRKFRDSHGRDFERDCRAALDAGEFGTARRLAHSLKGVAKSLGAEPLGELAARLETALADNGPTATMEADLRALCEELGGVARGLAVLEEDGRDSAGTAPPDRMRLRAESGRLTALLLAHDVAAIPCFKALSPLLSSHPDSGAVADIQRCLDRYDFEGALMRLRKVTMLEF